The Streptomyces sp. NBC_01298 genome contains the following window.
CGTCGGCACGGTGAAGTCGAGCATCTGGCGCTCGCTGCGCCGCATGCGCGAGGACGAGGCGCTGAGCTTCGGCCGCGACGAGGCCGAGTCCTTCGAGGACCTGGTCGCGTAGGTCGCGTAGGAGGAGCCGGCACCACAAGACCAAAGGGCCAGGGGGCCCGTCCTGCGGGGGTGGGACGGGGGCCACGGGGGCAAAGGGCGGGATCGAGCGGACGGGGGTCCGCGCGGTCCCGCCTTTTGGCGTCTACACCGAGGCCGCGGCGCGGTGGCGCCCCGCCGCGGCGGCGGCAAGACGCCCGAGCGCCTCGTCACGGCCACACGCGTGAGCCCCCAGTGCGGTGTGCCGGGCCACGATCCCGCGCTCGGCCCGCATCAGCCGCCAGCCGCGCCGCAGGAGCATCGGCACCGACTTGCGGCCCTCGCGCAGGTCACGGGCCAGGCGCCGCCGGAAGGTGGTGCTGGGCCGCCCGCGCAGACAGATCGCGTCCGCCAGCAGCCCCAGCTCCTGGCACCGCACCGCGACGTCGGCCGCGAAGATCCCCTCGGCTATGAACAGCGGGGTGCGGGAGATGTCCAGCGACTCCGTACCGGTCCGCGAAGAGGTCGAGATGTCGTAGACGGGCACCTCGGTCCGCCCGGCCGCGCACAGCTCGGCGATCGCGGCCACCGCCGCCTCCGCGTCCCAGGACAGCGGGGAGTCCCAGTCGGTGTCGGCGCTTCCCTCGACGAGCGGGAGGGTGGGGTCGTCGCCGTCCTTGTAGAAGTCGTCCAGGCGCAGCACGGGCAACCCGGAACGTGCCGCCAGCGAGGACTTGCCGGAACCCGAGGGTCCGGTCAGCAGGACGACACGCGTAGGCAAAGGAGAGGAACAGCTCACGGAACACAAGTGTGAACTATTAACTCGGGCAGGGGACCTACCCAAAGGCCCGTTGGTATCCAGGATCACACCTCCACTACGCTGCGTGCGCACGCGATCACGAGTCCGTACGAGCCCACAGGCGGGAATCCATGGCACGTCACGCAGCCCCCAAAGCCCCCCACACCAAGGCGCTGCGCACCGCAGGCCTGACTCTGTCGATGGCCGGAGCGGCCCTCGCGATGGCCGCCGGGGGTGCCCAGGCGGGCGAGCTCGATGTTCCGGCGGCCCTCGCGGGGGTCTCCGACCCGATTTCGAACCTCAAGGTGAACCCGCTGGCCCACACCGGCGTGGATCCCCTGGACAACGGGGTCGCCACCCAGGTCGCGGATTTCCCGTCGGTCGGCACCGGCATGGTCACGGGCATCCTGACCCAGGGGCCTTCGGTCGGGCAGCTGCCCACCGCCGCGGCGTCTTCCCTGCTGGGCCCCCTGACGGGCGGCAAGTAGCTCCCGTAGGGCACGAAGAGGCCCCGACAGCGCGGGGGACACTGCCGGGGCCCGTCTTCGGGGAGGGCCGAGCCCTCTCATGGGGGGTCCGCTAGTAGGAGGACCCGCCCGCGCCCAGCGACCCGGTCGGGTGCCAGACGGTCTTGGTCTCCAGGAACGGCGTCATGCGCGCCGTGCCCGGGTCGGCGCTCCAGTCGTCCACAGGCTGTGGACGCAGGACGCGCTTGAGGTTGTCCGCGGCCGCGATCTCCAGCTCCTTGGCCAGGGCCGCGTCGGCGCCCGCCAGGTCGATCGCGTTGACGTCCTGGTGGGACGCCAGGTGCGGGCCCATCTCGGCGGCCTTGCCGGACAGGATGTTGACGACGCCGCCGGGCAGGTCGGAGGTGGCCAGCACCTCGCCGAGGGAGAGCGCGGGCAGAGGGGCCTTCTCCGAGGCGATCACGACGACCGTGTTGCCGGTGGCGATCACCGGGGCGATCACGGAGACCAGGCCCAGGAAGGACGAGGCCTGCGGGGCGACGACCGTGACCACACCGGTCGGCTCCGGGGTGGAGAGGTTGAAGAAGGGGCCCGCGACCGGGTTGGCCCCGCCCACGATCTGGGCGATCTTGTCGGTCCAGCCCGCGTACCAGACCCAGCGGTCGATCGCCGCGTCGACGACGGCCGCGGCCTTCGTCTTGGACAGGCCCTCCGCCTCGCCGACCTCGCGGACGAACTGCTCGCGGCGGCCCTCCAGCATCTCGGCGACGCGGTAGAGGATCTGGCCGCGGTTGTACGCGGTCGCGCCCGACCAGCCGCCGAAGGCCTTGCGGGCGGCGACGACCGCGTCACGGGCGTCCTTGCGGGAGGACAGCGGGGCGTTGGCCAGCCACTTGCCCTTCGAGTCACTCACCTCGTACACCCGGCCGCTCTCGGAGCGGGGGAACTTGCCCCCGACGTACAGCTTGTAGGTCTTGAAGACGCTCAGACGCGTCGAAGAAGACTCAGACATCGAGGTAGCCCTCCAGGCCGTGACGGCCGCCTTCGCGCCCGAAGCCCGATTCCTTGTAGCCGCCGAAGGGCGAGGTCGGGTCGAACTTGTTGAACGTGTTGGCCCAGACGACGCCCGCGCGGAGCTTGCCCGCGACCGCGAGGATGCGGCTGCCCTTCTCCGTCCAGATGCCGGCGGACAGGCCGTACTGGCTGTTGTTCGCCTTGGCGACGGCTTCGTCGGGCGTACGGAAGGTCAGTACGGACAGCACCGGGCCGAAGATCTCGTCGCGGGCGACGGTGTGGGACTGGGAGACATTCGTGAAGAGCGTCGGGGCGAACCAGTAGCCGGCGTTCGGCAGTTCGCACGGCGCCGACCAGCGCTCGGCGCCCTCCGCCTCGCCGGTGTCCGCGAGGGCGGTGATCCGGGCGAGCTGCTCCGCGGAGTTGATCGCACCGATGTCGGTGTTCTTGTCGAGCGGGTCGCCCAGGCGCAGCGTGGTCAGCCGGCGCTTGAGCGAGTCGATCAGCTCGTCGTGGATCGACTCCTGGACCAGGAGGCGCGAGCCCGCGCAGCAGACCTGGCCCTGGTTGAAGAAGATGCCGCTGACGATGCCCTCGACGGCCTGGTCGATGGGGGCGTCGTCGAAGACGATGTTGGCGCCCTTGCCGCCCAGCTCCAGGGTGAGCTTCTTGGAGGTGCCGGCGACCTGGCGCGCGATGGCCTTGCCGACGGCGGTGGAGCCGGTGAAGGCGACCTTGTTCACGTCCGGGTGCTCGACGAGGGCCGCGCCCGCGTCCCCGTACCCGGTGAGGATGTTGACGACGCCCTTGGGCAGGCCCGCCTGGCGGCAGATGTCCGCGAAGAAGAGCGCGGAGAGCGGGGTCGTCTGGGCCGGCTTGAGCACGACCGTGTTGCCGGTGGCGAGCGCCGGGGCGATCTTCCACGCGAGCATCATCAGCGGGAAGTTCCACGGAATGACCTGGCCGGCCACGCCGAGGGGGCGCGGGTTGGCGCCGTACCCCGCGTGGTCGAGCTTGTCGGCCCAGCCCGCGTAGTAGAAGAAGTGCGCGGCGACGAGCGGGAGGTCCGCGTCGCGGGTCTCCCGGATCGGCTTGCCGTTGTCGAGGGTCTCCAGGACCGCCAGCTCGCGGCTGCGCTCCTGGATGATCCGGGCGATGCGGAAGAGGTACTTGGCGCGCTCGGAGCCGGGCAGCGCGGACCACTTCTCGAAGGCCTTGCGGGCGGCCTTCACGGCGCGGTCCACATCGGCGGCGCCGGCCTGCGCGATCTCGGAGAGGACCTCTTCGGAGGCCGGGGAGACGGTCTTGAAGACCTTGCCGTCCGCCGCGTCGGTGA
Protein-coding sequences here:
- a CDS encoding uridine kinase family protein — encoded protein: MLDTNGPLGRSPARVNSSHLCSVSCSSPLPTRVVLLTGPSGSGKSSLAARSGLPVLRLDDFYKDGDDPTLPLVEGSADTDWDSPLSWDAEAAVAAIAELCAAGRTEVPVYDISTSSRTGTESLDISRTPLFIAEGIFAADVAVRCQELGLLADAICLRGRPSTTFRRRLARDLREGRKSVPMLLRRGWRLMRAERGIVARHTALGAHACGRDEALGRLAAAAAGRHRAAASV
- a CDS encoding aldehyde dehydrogenase family protein, with amino-acid sequence MSESSSTRLSVFKTYKLYVGGKFPRSESGRVYEVSDSKGKWLANAPLSSRKDARDAVVAARKAFGGWSGATAYNRGQILYRVAEMLEGRREQFVREVGEAEGLSKTKAAAVVDAAIDRWVWYAGWTDKIAQIVGGANPVAGPFFNLSTPEPTGVVTVVAPQASSFLGLVSVIAPVIATGNTVVVIASEKAPLPALSLGEVLATSDLPGGVVNILSGKAAEMGPHLASHQDVNAIDLAGADAALAKELEIAAADNLKRVLRPQPVDDWSADPGTARMTPFLETKTVWHPTGSLGAGGSSY
- a CDS encoding aldehyde dehydrogenase family protein, which produces MANAFEYAPAPESRSVVDIAPSYGLFIDGEFTDAADGKVFKTVSPASEEVLSEIAQAGAADVDRAVKAARKAFEKWSALPGSERAKYLFRIARIIQERSRELAVLETLDNGKPIRETRDADLPLVAAHFFYYAGWADKLDHAGYGANPRPLGVAGQVIPWNFPLMMLAWKIAPALATGNTVVLKPAQTTPLSALFFADICRQAGLPKGVVNILTGYGDAGAALVEHPDVNKVAFTGSTAVGKAIARQVAGTSKKLTLELGGKGANIVFDDAPIDQAVEGIVSGIFFNQGQVCCAGSRLLVQESIHDELIDSLKRRLTTLRLGDPLDKNTDIGAINSAEQLARITALADTGEAEGAERWSAPCELPNAGYWFAPTLFTNVSQSHTVARDEIFGPVLSVLTFRTPDEAVAKANNSQYGLSAGIWTEKGSRILAVAGKLRAGVVWANTFNKFDPTSPFGGYKESGFGREGGRHGLEGYLDV